One window of Cygnus atratus isolate AKBS03 ecotype Queensland, Australia chromosome 17, CAtr_DNAZoo_HiC_assembly, whole genome shotgun sequence genomic DNA carries:
- the INPP5J gene encoding phosphatidylinositol 4,5-bisphosphate 5-phosphatase A isoform X3, with protein MPPNDVTSLLHLNTGETNDVDMIAIGLQEVNCKINKRLKDALFTDQWSELFMDVLSPFHFVLVSTVRMQGVILLVFAKYYHLPFLQDIQTDCTRTGLGGYWGNKGGVSVRLSIFGHMVCFLNCHLPAHLEKAEQRKEDFATILHMQQFEGRAASGILDHDLVFWFGDLNFRIESLDIRFVKYAIDSNILNQLWEKDQLNIAKSTWPVLTGFQEGPLNFPPTFKFDVGTNKYDSSAKKRKPAWTDRILWKIKSPSVGLGAGGCQPSRGILSVSQLCYCSHMEYTVSDHKPVAAIFAVQFASKADKPPVEIYVADEWNRPEQAVVKYKMAAGFHRSSWDWIGLYRVGFRHPKDYVSYVWARSDDGERFIEKQLCAQVLFSEEALPKGKGEYILGYYSNTSSSIAGVTEPFQISMPRSEEGSSPTDSSGSSSEEEDDSTIVLLAPKSRSPSPGKMKRHRSRSPSLAKFQGLILRPSSRDRGTSRSPSPQSCRGLPGDIPTIHLPQEEPGHRGAKAKEVGQAAESQEGSLGSFCQTVREQCVSRCISADNTLARADPRNLGLLPALRLEMIDQAVGKQRESTDQGPPCRSVSPTSPPGAPYSTSTKEGSSLWELDSSHRCATGH; from the exons ATGCCCCCAAACGATGTGACATCGCTGCTGCATCTCAACACAGGCGAGACAAATGATGTAGACATGATCGCCATTGG GCTGCAAGAGGTGAACTGCAAGATAAACAAGCGCCTGAAGGATGCCCTATTCACAGATCAGTGGAGCGAGCTATTCATGGATGTTCTGAGCCCCTTCCACTTTGTGCTG GTCAGCACAGTGCGGATGCAAGGTGTGATCCTACTCGTATTCGCCAAGTACTACCACCTCCCCTTCCTGCAGGACATCCAGACAGACTGCACTCGGACAGGGCTGGGCGGCTACTGG GGCAACAAGGGTGGGGTGAGCGTCCGTCTCTCCATCTTTGGCCACATGGTCTGCTTCCTGAACTGCCACCTGCCAGCACACCTGGAGAAGGCGGAGCAGCGCAAGGAAGACTTTGCCACCATACTACACATGCAGCAGTTTGAGGGACGTGCAGCCAGCGGCATCTTGGACCATGA CCTCGTCTTCTGGTTTGGGGACCTCAACTTCCGCATAGAGAGCCTTGACATCCGCTTTGTGAAGTATGCCATTGACAGCAACATTCTGAACCAGCTCTGGGAGAAGGACCAG CTGAACATTGCCAAAAGCACTTGGCCTGTCCTGACTGGCTTCCAGGAGGGACCCCTCAACTTCCCACCCACGTTCAAGTTCGATGTGGGCACCAACAAGTATGACAGCAG TGCCAAGAAGCGAAAACCAGCCTGGACTGACCGCATCCTCTGGAAGATCAAATCTCCCAGTGTCGGGCTTGGTGCAGGTGGATGCCAGCCCAGCCGGGGCATCCTGTCGGTGAGCCAGCTCTGCTACTGCAGCCACATGGAATACACGGTCAGCGACCACAAGCCGGTAGCTGCCATCTTTGCAGTGCAG TTTGCTTCCAAGGCAGACAAGCCTCCAGTGGAGATTTACGTGGCTGATGAGTGGAACAGGCCTGAGCAAGCAGTTGTCAAGTACAAGATGGCTGCTGGCTTCCACCGGAGCTCCTGGGACTGGATAGGCCTCTACCGG GTTGGTTTTCGGCATCCTAAAGACTATGTGTCCTATGTCTGGGCCAGGAGTGATGATGGAGAGCGCTTCATAGAGAAGCAACTGTGTGCACAG GTACTGTTCTCAGAGGAGGCACTGCCCAAGGGGAAAGGCGAGTACATCCTTGGATACTACAGCAACACCTCCAGCAGCATCGCAGGTGTGACGGAGCCCTTCCAG ATCTCCATGCCCAGGtcagaggagggcagcagccccacagacagctcaggcagcagctcagaagaggaggatgaCAGCACTATTGTCCTGCTGGCCCCCAAATCGCGCAGCCCCAGTCCAGGCAAGATGAAACGGCACCGGAGCCGAAGCCCTAGCCTGGCCAAGTTCCAGGGCCTCATTCTGCGGCCATCAAGCCGGGACAGGGGCACAAGTCGCAGCCCCTCGCCGCAGAGCTGTCGAGGCCTCCCTGGGGACATCCCCACCATCCAcctgccccaggaggagccAGGGCACCGTGGAGCCAAAGCCAAGGAAGTGGGGCAGGCAGCTGAAAGCCAGGAGGGCAGCCTCGGCTCCTTTTGCCAGACTGTGCGGGAGCAGTGTGTCTCCCGGTGCATCTCTGCTGACAACACCCTGGCCAGGGCTGACCCCAGGAACCTGGGCCTGCTGCCCGCACTGCGGCTGGAGATGATCGACCAGGCTGTGGGCAAACAGAGGGAGAGTACAGACCAGGGCCCCCCCTGCCGGAGTGTAAGCCCCACCAGCCCCCCAGGCGCCCCCTACAGCACCTCTACAAAGGAGGGGAGCAGCCTCTGGGAGCTAGACAGCAGCCATAGATGTGCCACAGGCCACTAA
- the INPP5J gene encoding phosphatidylinositol 4,5-bisphosphate 5-phosphatase A isoform X2, which translates to MPPNDVTSLLHLNTGETNDVDMIAIGLQEVNCKINKRLKDALFTDQWSELFMDVLSPFHFVLVSTVRMQGVILLVFAKYYHLPFLQDIQTDCTRTGLGGYWGNKGGVSVRLSIFGHMVCFLNCHLPAHLEKAEQRKEDFATILHMQQFEGRAASGILDHDLVFWFGDLNFRIESLDIRFVKYAIDSNILNQLWEKDQLNIAKSTWPVLTGFQEGPLNFPPTFKFDVGTNKYDSSAKKRKPAWTDRILWKIKSPSVGLGAGGCQPSRGILSVSQLCYCSHMEYTVSDHKPVAAIFAVQFASKADKPPVEIYVADEWNRPEQAVVKYKMAAGFHRSSWDWIGLYRVGFRHPKDYVSYVWARSDDGERFIEKQLCAQVLFSEEALPKGKGEYILGYYSNTSSSIAGVTEPFQPPVQSASSPDTRVQISMPRSEEGSSPTDSSGSSSEEEDDSTIVLLAPKSRSPSPGKMKRHRSRSPSLAKFQGLILRPSSRDRGTSRSPSPQSCRGLPGDIPTIHLPQEEPGHRGAKAKEVGQAAESQEGSLGSFCQTVREQCVSRCISADNTLARADPRNLGLLPALRLEMIDQAVGKQRESTDQGPPCRSVSPTSPPGAPYSTSTKEGSSLWELDSSHRCATGH; encoded by the exons ATGCCCCCAAACGATGTGACATCGCTGCTGCATCTCAACACAGGCGAGACAAATGATGTAGACATGATCGCCATTGG GCTGCAAGAGGTGAACTGCAAGATAAACAAGCGCCTGAAGGATGCCCTATTCACAGATCAGTGGAGCGAGCTATTCATGGATGTTCTGAGCCCCTTCCACTTTGTGCTG GTCAGCACAGTGCGGATGCAAGGTGTGATCCTACTCGTATTCGCCAAGTACTACCACCTCCCCTTCCTGCAGGACATCCAGACAGACTGCACTCGGACAGGGCTGGGCGGCTACTGG GGCAACAAGGGTGGGGTGAGCGTCCGTCTCTCCATCTTTGGCCACATGGTCTGCTTCCTGAACTGCCACCTGCCAGCACACCTGGAGAAGGCGGAGCAGCGCAAGGAAGACTTTGCCACCATACTACACATGCAGCAGTTTGAGGGACGTGCAGCCAGCGGCATCTTGGACCATGA CCTCGTCTTCTGGTTTGGGGACCTCAACTTCCGCATAGAGAGCCTTGACATCCGCTTTGTGAAGTATGCCATTGACAGCAACATTCTGAACCAGCTCTGGGAGAAGGACCAG CTGAACATTGCCAAAAGCACTTGGCCTGTCCTGACTGGCTTCCAGGAGGGACCCCTCAACTTCCCACCCACGTTCAAGTTCGATGTGGGCACCAACAAGTATGACAGCAG TGCCAAGAAGCGAAAACCAGCCTGGACTGACCGCATCCTCTGGAAGATCAAATCTCCCAGTGTCGGGCTTGGTGCAGGTGGATGCCAGCCCAGCCGGGGCATCCTGTCGGTGAGCCAGCTCTGCTACTGCAGCCACATGGAATACACGGTCAGCGACCACAAGCCGGTAGCTGCCATCTTTGCAGTGCAG TTTGCTTCCAAGGCAGACAAGCCTCCAGTGGAGATTTACGTGGCTGATGAGTGGAACAGGCCTGAGCAAGCAGTTGTCAAGTACAAGATGGCTGCTGGCTTCCACCGGAGCTCCTGGGACTGGATAGGCCTCTACCGG GTTGGTTTTCGGCATCCTAAAGACTATGTGTCCTATGTCTGGGCCAGGAGTGATGATGGAGAGCGCTTCATAGAGAAGCAACTGTGTGCACAG GTACTGTTCTCAGAGGAGGCACTGCCCAAGGGGAAAGGCGAGTACATCCTTGGATACTACAGCAACACCTCCAGCAGCATCGCAGGTGTGACGGAGCCCTTCCAG CCCCCTGTGCAGTCGGCCAGCAGCCCTGACACAAGGGTGCAGATCTCCATGCCCAGGtcagaggagggcagcagccccacagacagctcaggcagcagctcagaagaggaggatgaCAGCACTATTGTCCTGCTGGCCCCCAAATCGCGCAGCCCCAGTCCAGGCAAGATGAAACGGCACCGGAGCCGAAGCCCTAGCCTGGCCAAGTTCCAGGGCCTCATTCTGCGGCCATCAAGCCGGGACAGGGGCACAAGTCGCAGCCCCTCGCCGCAGAGCTGTCGAGGCCTCCCTGGGGACATCCCCACCATCCAcctgccccaggaggagccAGGGCACCGTGGAGCCAAAGCCAAGGAAGTGGGGCAGGCAGCTGAAAGCCAGGAGGGCAGCCTCGGCTCCTTTTGCCAGACTGTGCGGGAGCAGTGTGTCTCCCGGTGCATCTCTGCTGACAACACCCTGGCCAGGGCTGACCCCAGGAACCTGGGCCTGCTGCCCGCACTGCGGCTGGAGATGATCGACCAGGCTGTGGGCAAACAGAGGGAGAGTACAGACCAGGGCCCCCCCTGCCGGAGTGTAAGCCCCACCAGCCCCCCAGGCGCCCCCTACAGCACCTCTACAAAGGAGGGGAGCAGCCTCTGGGAGCTAGACAGCAGCCATAGATGTGCCACAGGCCACTAA
- the INPP5J gene encoding phosphatidylinositol 4,5-bisphosphate 5-phosphatase A isoform X1, whose amino-acid sequence MPPNDVTSLLHLNTGETNDVDMIAIGLQEVNCKINKRLKDALFTDQWSELFMDVLSPFHFVLVSTVRMQGVILLVFAKYYHLPFLQDIQTDCTRTGLGGYWGNKGGVSVRLSIFGHMVCFLNCHLPAHLEKAEQRKEDFATILHMQQFEGRAASGILDHDLVFWFGDLNFRIESLDIRFVKYAIDSNILNQLWEKDQLNIAKSTWPVLTGFQEGPLNFPPTFKFDVGTNKYDSSAKKRKPAWTDRILWKIKSPSVGLGAGGCQPSRGILSVSQLCYCSHMEYTVSDHKPVAAIFAVQFASKADKPPVEIYVADEWNRPEQAVVKYKMAAGFHRSSWDWIGLYRVGFRHPKDYVSYVWARSDDGERFIEKQLCAQVLFSEEALPKGKGEYILGYYSNTSSSIAGVTEPFQSASSPDTRVQISMPRSEEGSSPTDSSGSSSEEEDDSTIVLLAPKSRSPSPGKMKRHRSRSPSLAKFQGLILRPSSRDRGTSRSPSPQSCRGLPGDIPTIHLPQEEPGHRGAKAKEVGQAAESQEGSLGSFCQTVREQCVSRCISADNTLARADPRNLGLLPALRLEMIDQAVGKQRESTDQGPPCRSVSPTSPPGAPYSTSTKEGSSLWELDSSHRCATGH is encoded by the exons ATGCCCCCAAACGATGTGACATCGCTGCTGCATCTCAACACAGGCGAGACAAATGATGTAGACATGATCGCCATTGG GCTGCAAGAGGTGAACTGCAAGATAAACAAGCGCCTGAAGGATGCCCTATTCACAGATCAGTGGAGCGAGCTATTCATGGATGTTCTGAGCCCCTTCCACTTTGTGCTG GTCAGCACAGTGCGGATGCAAGGTGTGATCCTACTCGTATTCGCCAAGTACTACCACCTCCCCTTCCTGCAGGACATCCAGACAGACTGCACTCGGACAGGGCTGGGCGGCTACTGG GGCAACAAGGGTGGGGTGAGCGTCCGTCTCTCCATCTTTGGCCACATGGTCTGCTTCCTGAACTGCCACCTGCCAGCACACCTGGAGAAGGCGGAGCAGCGCAAGGAAGACTTTGCCACCATACTACACATGCAGCAGTTTGAGGGACGTGCAGCCAGCGGCATCTTGGACCATGA CCTCGTCTTCTGGTTTGGGGACCTCAACTTCCGCATAGAGAGCCTTGACATCCGCTTTGTGAAGTATGCCATTGACAGCAACATTCTGAACCAGCTCTGGGAGAAGGACCAG CTGAACATTGCCAAAAGCACTTGGCCTGTCCTGACTGGCTTCCAGGAGGGACCCCTCAACTTCCCACCCACGTTCAAGTTCGATGTGGGCACCAACAAGTATGACAGCAG TGCCAAGAAGCGAAAACCAGCCTGGACTGACCGCATCCTCTGGAAGATCAAATCTCCCAGTGTCGGGCTTGGTGCAGGTGGATGCCAGCCCAGCCGGGGCATCCTGTCGGTGAGCCAGCTCTGCTACTGCAGCCACATGGAATACACGGTCAGCGACCACAAGCCGGTAGCTGCCATCTTTGCAGTGCAG TTTGCTTCCAAGGCAGACAAGCCTCCAGTGGAGATTTACGTGGCTGATGAGTGGAACAGGCCTGAGCAAGCAGTTGTCAAGTACAAGATGGCTGCTGGCTTCCACCGGAGCTCCTGGGACTGGATAGGCCTCTACCGG GTTGGTTTTCGGCATCCTAAAGACTATGTGTCCTATGTCTGGGCCAGGAGTGATGATGGAGAGCGCTTCATAGAGAAGCAACTGTGTGCACAG GTACTGTTCTCAGAGGAGGCACTGCCCAAGGGGAAAGGCGAGTACATCCTTGGATACTACAGCAACACCTCCAGCAGCATCGCAGGTGTGACGGAGCCCTTCCAG TCGGCCAGCAGCCCTGACACAAGGGTGCAGATCTCCATGCCCAGGtcagaggagggcagcagccccacagacagctcaggcagcagctcagaagaggaggatgaCAGCACTATTGTCCTGCTGGCCCCCAAATCGCGCAGCCCCAGTCCAGGCAAGATGAAACGGCACCGGAGCCGAAGCCCTAGCCTGGCCAAGTTCCAGGGCCTCATTCTGCGGCCATCAAGCCGGGACAGGGGCACAAGTCGCAGCCCCTCGCCGCAGAGCTGTCGAGGCCTCCCTGGGGACATCCCCACCATCCAcctgccccaggaggagccAGGGCACCGTGGAGCCAAAGCCAAGGAAGTGGGGCAGGCAGCTGAAAGCCAGGAGGGCAGCCTCGGCTCCTTTTGCCAGACTGTGCGGGAGCAGTGTGTCTCCCGGTGCATCTCTGCTGACAACACCCTGGCCAGGGCTGACCCCAGGAACCTGGGCCTGCTGCCCGCACTGCGGCTGGAGATGATCGACCAGGCTGTGGGCAAACAGAGGGAGAGTACAGACCAGGGCCCCCCCTGCCGGAGTGTAAGCCCCACCAGCCCCCCAGGCGCCCCCTACAGCACCTCTACAAAGGAGGGGAGCAGCCTCTGGGAGCTAGACAGCAGCCATAGATGTGCCACAGGCCACTAA